A segment of the Lolium perenne isolate Kyuss_39 chromosome 3, Kyuss_2.0, whole genome shotgun sequence genome:
CAGGGAAATGAGACCTTAGCGACCATCGAAAATGTCTTTGCTGTAATCGAAGGAAGAGAAGAGCCTGACAGGTATCTCCCATAGATTTCGAGAGTCAACTTGAATTAATCAACTATGGCAGTCAACCGAAAATCGACCTATAGGAGCAAGCATGGGATTCGCCTTGTCATATAACTAAGCCAAAGCCAACAATTTAAATCTATCTCTGTGTTTTTTTGCAGATATGTGATCATAGGCAACCATCGTGATGCGTGGACATTTGGGGCAGTTGATCCCAACAGTGGAACCGCAGCTATGCTCGAGGTAATCTACTGCGCTTCTCATAGGTGTTCTGAATGCAAGACATTTTTGATAAATGAGGATAATGTCGGTACCTTAATTTTGTTTATAGATTGCGGAGAGGCTGTCCAAGCTAGAAAAGAAAGGGTGGAGGCCAAGGCGAACAATCATCGTGTGCAGCTGGGATGCAGAGGAGTTTGCTCTGGTATGTTCTTGCTGGCATGCTCTCAAATTCTCGCTTACTCGCGGAAGTGCTAAAATGTAGGAACTTCCAATGTCACAGATAGGATCTACGGAATGGGCCGAGGAGAACATGGATATCCTTGGTTCAAGAGCTATTGCTTACCTAAATGTGGACATATCAGTGTTTGGGCCTGGAGGTCTTATGCCCCGTGCAACCCCTCAGCTAGATGAATTGATCAAAGAAGCGAGCAAAATGGTATTTAAGCTCTACACCTATTTTTTCTTCTTCTGTAAACTGGGCCCAATCTATAAATGGCTCCATGCAATTGCATAACCACAATGCCATTTTCAAATTCATAAGCAGCGCCATTATAATAAGTATATACTGGAgacatgtctatatatattccaaatttatttatttattcttttttctcttttgaaGGTACCAGATCCCGATGATCCATCTCACACATTGTATGACGCTCTGATTCGCAATGACCCTCCGGTGTGTACAATGATTGAATGGTCTAATAGTTATAATTCTGCCATTATCCAAATAAGTGACCATTAGAACTtcgcttcatttgttttgaaaagaCTTGTCCATTCAGTTTTTAATGTACTGAAGTGATAAGCTCCTACTTTCAGATTACAAGAGTGGCCGGTGCGGGAACGGATTTTGCAGCTTTTGTCCAGTATATTGGAATCCCTTCACTTGACATGTCATATGGACTATGTAAGAGAATATTCTTCATGGCACATAAATCTCATTAACTTCCCTCCTTTTTATGTCATTGTTCTGGTTCAGCAGGCTACAAAGCTATATTCAGTTTGTGTTATTATTATATACTTCTAGATCTGCTCTAAATATGGTTGCTCTTGCAGTTTCTGAGTATCCTGTTTACCACTCGCTGTACGATGATTATGTTTGGATGGAGCGTTTTGGAGATCCTTTGTTCCACAGACATGTTGCATGTACTGAACCAGCCATCTATCAAATTCAAAAAGTATAATCTTGTTGCATCAGAGCGCTGACTAATCCATTTTACTGTGTAATCGTGCAGTGGCAAGCGTTTGGGGTCTGATTGCTTTGAGACTTGCGGATGATGAGATCATACCCTTCAACTATGTCTCTTACGCGTCCGAACTAGTGgtatggtatcttttgttttggcAACTGAGATATGCAACTTTTAGAAGAGCAGGGTAAAACCCTGAATTTATTTTTATTAAGGAAGCTGAAACAGAATCTTGATATAAAGTTCTCTTTTTATTGATCGgtaaatatgttggtaaaaattATCAGCACGCTGGTAGAATTAGCTCCAAAAACTACTTGACATATAGACTATGTGCCTTCTTGTCTATTGTAGGAGAGCTCAAAAGTTGTGGAAGACGGATGCCCTGGATGCCCCGTCAGTTTCACTCCCCTACACAAGTCAATCAAGCAGCTTGAGAAGGCAGCCACGAAAATTCTCACAGAAAAGAAGGTAACACGGTAACACCAATCAGTTCCACCGAAAACATTTTCTTGGCAGGAATTCCACTGAAAGCATAGTTGCATGAGCGTGTAGCTTTCAGCTTTCCATCTAAAACATCACAACTTGCTTCGTGATAGGTGTTGCAATCACAAAAGTGGGACCTAAACACTAGGGAACGCACACTAAAAGCCAGGGAGATCAACGATCGGCTGATGATGGCAGAGCGAGCCTTCACCAACCGAGAAGGGCTCGCCGGGAGGCCGTGGTACAAACACATGGTGAGTATCAGACCTGGAGGCTTTCACACCTGTCTGAAGGCGACCACAGTGACAAAATATgtgctgttttgacagatttacgCATCGTCGGACCAGGACGACTGGGGCACCAAAGCGTTCCCTGGCATTGTCTCGGCCATCGCCAACGCGAACAAGCTCAACACGTCCGAATCTTGGCGGCTCTTGCAGCATGAGATTTACAGGGGTGCAAGGGCCGTTTCCAAGGCCTCAGCGGTTCTAGATGGTAGGCTTACATGATACACAGGCTAAAACATCACCACATGAACTTCGCTTTTTGCAAGTCTATGTAGTTCAGACTCAGGAGATGTACTCCAGTGCA
Coding sequences within it:
- the LOC127343793 gene encoding probable glutamate carboxypeptidase LAMP1; the protein is MSGRSKQQQPLLLSPALAAGSGMGRRRYLTFLAIAMALVASYHLLQAPTPPSRYHALFLTLGSNSSASAHLRALTLRPHVAGTEANAAAAEYVRAALASLSFPTRVTPYSVLLSYPAHRSLSLSAGPGLPNNVFPLVQETYPGDPYAAAAAEVIPTYFAYSGSGSVAAEVVYANYGEKSDYAYLASQGVDVAGKVVLARYGDIHCEDMVRNARAAGAAAALIYTDAKDFGGPGAKGKRKWFPDTRWLPPSGVQVGTLYYGNGDPTTPMWPSCAAGEDCERLSMDELDGSEAMPGIPALPISGRDGETIQKAMGGGVAPPEWQGAEGAPVYRIGPGPAVLNLTYIGNETLATIENVFAVIEGREEPDRYVIIGNHRDAWTFGAVDPNSGTAAMLEIAERLSKLEKKGWRPRRTIIVCSWDAEEFALIGSTEWAEENMDILGSRAIAYLNVDISVFGPGGLMPRATPQLDELIKEASKMVPDPDDPSHTLYDALIRNDPPITRVAGAGTDFAAFVQYIGIPSLDMSYGLFSEYPVYHSLYDDYVWMERFGDPLFHRHVALASVWGLIALRLADDEIIPFNYVSYASELVESSKVVEDGCPGCPVSFTPLHKSIKQLEKAATKILTEKKVLQSQKWDLNTRERTLKAREINDRLMMAERAFTNREGLAGRPWYKHMIYASSDQDDWGTKAFPGIVSAIANANKLNTSESWRLLQHEIYRGARAVSKASAVLDGRLT